In Thalassospira sp. ER-Se-21-Dark, one genomic interval encodes:
- a CDS encoding sugar-binding protein, translating to MKFVTTFATLGLSMVLAGGAFAQEKQQLAFVVNAASDFWKLAEAGVEAAQAELPEYELQFRYPAQGTAALQNALMDDLVAGGTDAIMISSADPKNSIDAFNRIAAQVPLFTTDSDAPQSDRIAYLGSSNVAAGVQAGEIAVKALPNGGKCMGFVGFLGADNAIERIAGFRQAVEGSGIELVDVRGDDVDFARARSNVDDVLAANPDIDCMVGFYSYNPPKIYEALQAAGKLGQVTVVAFDEDPVTLGAVREGSFAGTVVQDPYQWGYQGMHLMADYLEGDKSKVPADGLIIVPTQVIDKSNVDEFEAVVKERIGG from the coding sequence ATGAAATTTGTAACAACATTCGCAACCCTCGGTCTGTCAATGGTTCTGGCTGGCGGGGCGTTCGCACAAGAAAAGCAGCAGCTTGCATTCGTGGTGAATGCTGCTTCGGACTTTTGGAAACTGGCAGAAGCAGGGGTCGAGGCCGCACAGGCAGAACTCCCCGAATATGAACTGCAGTTCCGGTATCCTGCACAGGGAACCGCAGCACTTCAGAATGCGCTGATGGATGATTTGGTCGCCGGGGGAACGGATGCGATCATGATTTCGTCGGCCGATCCAAAGAACTCCATTGATGCGTTCAATCGCATTGCGGCCCAGGTGCCGCTCTTTACCACCGATAGTGATGCCCCGCAAAGTGATCGCATCGCCTATCTTGGATCATCGAACGTTGCCGCTGGCGTTCAGGCTGGAGAGATTGCCGTCAAAGCACTGCCAAACGGCGGAAAATGCATGGGCTTTGTCGGGTTCCTTGGGGCCGACAACGCGATTGAGCGTATCGCCGGTTTCCGTCAGGCGGTTGAAGGCAGCGGTATCGAGCTTGTCGATGTGCGTGGTGATGATGTCGACTTTGCGCGTGCGCGATCAAACGTCGATGACGTGCTTGCGGCAAATCCCGACATTGATTGCATGGTCGGGTTCTATTCCTACAACCCGCCCAAAATTTACGAAGCATTGCAGGCTGCTGGCAAGCTGGGGCAGGTGACGGTTGTTGCCTTTGATGAAGACCCTGTAACGCTAGGCGCGGTTCGCGAGGGCAGCTTTGCTGGCACGGTTGTTCAGGACCCGTACCAGTGGGGTTATCAGGGCATGCATCTGATGGCGGATTACCTTGAGGGGGACAAGTCCAAAGTGCCTGCAGATGGCTTGATCATCGTGCCGACGCAGGTGATCGACAAATCCAATGTTGATGAGTTCGAGGCCGTCGTTAAGGAAAGAATAGGCGGGTAA
- a CDS encoding Gfo/Idh/MocA family oxidoreductase, with protein MTKTKINWGILSTANIGVEKVIPAIKKSPSSNVLGIASRNAGRSARVANDLGIQKSYASYEALIADPEIDAIYNPLPNHMHVDWTLAAARAGKHVLCEKPVGLNARDAERLRACPKNVLVAEAFMVRYHPQWIRVREMVRSGELGEVRAIQAAFSYFNDDGRDIRNRSEAGGGAIMDIGCYPITAGRFLFEDEPLRVMALIDRDPAFKTDRMASVVADFGGGRQLSFMVSTQLCPYQTLNVFGTKARAEIMIPYNAPADKETALIVDTGESLDGSLAGCEIVPACDQYAEQAEMFAQAILTGRGLPYGIEDSIASMRVLDAVFASEEQKTWANL; from the coding sequence GTGACAAAAACAAAAATCAACTGGGGCATTCTTTCGACGGCCAATATCGGCGTGGAGAAAGTTATTCCGGCAATCAAAAAATCACCCTCGTCGAATGTGCTGGGGATTGCATCGCGCAATGCGGGGCGATCGGCGAGGGTGGCCAATGACCTTGGAATTCAGAAGTCTTATGCGTCTTACGAGGCGTTGATTGCTGATCCGGAAATTGATGCGATTTACAACCCGTTGCCAAACCATATGCATGTCGACTGGACGCTGGCTGCAGCACGGGCAGGTAAGCATGTGCTGTGTGAAAAGCCCGTCGGGTTAAATGCGCGCGATGCAGAACGGCTACGCGCGTGTCCGAAAAATGTGTTGGTCGCAGAGGCCTTTATGGTGCGCTACCACCCGCAATGGATACGTGTGCGCGAGATGGTCAGAAGCGGTGAGCTTGGTGAGGTCAGGGCGATCCAGGCGGCATTCAGTTACTTTAACGATGATGGTCGGGATATTCGCAACAGGTCAGAGGCCGGTGGTGGTGCCATCATGGATATCGGTTGCTACCCGATCACGGCGGGACGGTTTTTGTTCGAAGACGAGCCGTTGCGCGTTATGGCCCTGATCGATCGAGATCCCGCATTCAAAACCGATCGGATGGCGAGTGTGGTTGCGGACTTTGGCGGCGGCCGGCAATTGTCATTCATGGTTTCGACCCAACTGTGTCCGTATCAGACCTTGAATGTGTTTGGCACGAAGGCACGGGCCGAAATCATGATCCCCTACAACGCGCCGGCAGACAAAGAAACCGCCCTGATTGTCGATACAGGCGAGAGCCTGGATGGCAGCCTGGCTGGCTGCGAGATCGTGCCAGCGTGTGATCAATATGCCGAACAGGCGGAAATGTTTGCGCAGGCCATTCTGACAGGAAGAGGTTTGCCATACGGCATCGAGGATTCGATTGCCTCCATGCGTGTTCTTGACGCGGTTTTTGCGAGCGAAGAGCAAAAAACGTGGGCCAATCTGTAA
- a CDS encoding substrate-binding domain-containing protein — translation MLLTLASALILATGVGAANADGKKTLAIVVKGLDNPFFEQINLGCQKWMSENMDSEYECLYTGPASSADEAGEVQIVDDLLTRGVAAIAISPSNAPAMANRIRQINPNVPVMTIDADFLEKDRDLRATYLGTDNYLMGVKMAEEAMMLKPDGGSVCLQLGNVAADNINARASGFRDTISGAKGTERLANSNGWTEIEGCPVFTNDQVDLANQQMADTFTANPDLDAFILIGGWAQFAPQAYAQVTDQVMDRLKSKELILIAGDTLPPQTQAFRDGRSHAQVGQRPFEMGYRAPDVMIELINGKKVDDPLYTGLDVCNQSDPGFCADN, via the coding sequence ATGTTACTAACTCTCGCATCTGCGCTCATTCTTGCGACAGGTGTTGGCGCTGCAAATGCCGATGGGAAAAAGACATTGGCCATTGTGGTGAAAGGCTTGGATAACCCGTTCTTCGAGCAAATCAATCTGGGTTGTCAGAAGTGGATGTCGGAGAACATGGACTCTGAATACGAGTGTTTGTACACCGGGCCTGCATCCAGTGCTGATGAGGCTGGCGAGGTTCAGATCGTCGATGATCTGTTGACCCGCGGTGTTGCCGCAATCGCAATTTCGCCGTCAAATGCGCCAGCGATGGCAAACCGAATTCGTCAGATCAACCCGAATGTTCCGGTGATGACGATTGATGCCGATTTCCTTGAAAAAGATCGCGATTTGCGCGCGACCTATCTGGGAACTGACAACTATCTGATGGGGGTCAAGATGGCCGAAGAAGCCATGATGCTTAAGCCGGACGGGGGATCGGTATGTTTGCAGTTGGGGAATGTTGCGGCGGACAATATTAACGCGCGTGCTTCTGGCTTCCGCGACACGATTTCAGGCGCTAAGGGGACCGAGCGCCTTGCGAACAGCAATGGCTGGACGGAAATTGAAGGGTGTCCGGTCTTTACCAATGACCAGGTCGATCTTGCCAATCAGCAGATGGCCGACACCTTCACGGCAAATCCCGATCTTGATGCCTTTATTCTGATTGGCGGCTGGGCACAGTTTGCGCCGCAAGCCTATGCCCAGGTTACCGATCAGGTCATGGACCGGCTGAAATCCAAGGAGCTGATCCTGATTGCGGGCGATACGCTTCCTCCGCAAACCCAGGCATTCCGCGACGGGCGCAGCCATGCGCAGGTCGGTCAGCGTCCGTTTGAGATGGGGTATCGGGCACCTGACGTGATGATCGAACTGATCAATGGCAAAAAGGTAGATGATCCACTCTATACGGGACTGGATGTTTGCAATCAGTCGGATCCGGGTTTTTGCGCGGATAACTGA